The following is a genomic window from Desulfurobacteriaceae bacterium.
AAACCAATACCAAAAAGGATAGAGAATATAACAAGAACTATAGCCAATTCTATTAATGAAAAAGCTTTTCTCTCCCTCACCTTATTGAACCAACAACTGCTTCTAGTCTCCTTAAAATACTTAAAACTTCCTTTCTGTAAGGATTATAGAATTTGTTTCCTTTTGTCAAATCAAGAAAAATCCTGAAATCTTCTACAGCTTCTTTTAGCCTTCTCTGTTTCAGGTAAGCTATAGCTTCATTATAGTAAATCTCAGGAATAAAAGGATATCTATCCTTTAAGTTCTTAAACACTTCTAAAGATTTCTCAACCTCTCCACTTTCAAGTTTGGAAATTGCCAAGTTTATGCCATAGCTAATTTCCTTAGGATTAAGATCGTAAGCTTTCTTAAAAGCTATTGCTGCGGCCCTTGGGGATTTTAGTTTTAAGTACATAAATCCTATTCCTGCAAAAGCCTCCGCATAGTTTGGATCTATCTCCAAAGCCTTTTTGAAAGCATCTAATGCGTTTGTGTACTTTCCAAGATGAAGATAAGCATAACCTAAGTAGGTGTAATTTTTCGGTGTCTTTCCCCCTTTTGCTATCGCAAGTTTCAGATATCTAACAGCATTTGTGCAGTCTTTTCTTCCCATACAGACTTTTGCCTTTTGAATGTAGAGAGAAACGAGATCTTTTTGTAGATTCTGTTTTTTATTTGAACTCCCAATATTCCTCTTCGGTTTATATCTTTTTTGTTCTCGCTTTTGACACTTTTTTTCCTTAATAATCCACTTTTTGGAAGGAACTTTATAACTTCTAACCACTATAATAGGACTTAATTTATACTTTGAATATCTTCTTTGGAGATTCTTTTTCACAACTTTGCATTTCTCAAGGGACTTAAAAGGACCAACTCTAATAAAGTAGATATTCTTTTGCTTTAAAAGATAAACAGAAGCTGGACAGTTAACGGAAGTTTCATTAAATATCTTTTTTATTCCTTTAAAATTTCTCATTGAAACAAGCTGAACAAAACAAAACTTTTCTTTAGCAAATACATCTATAGTAGAAAAGAATAAACTAAAAACCAAAACTATTCCAAAAAGTTTACTCCCCATTATTACTTTTCATCTTTGGAGTTAACATAATAACAAGTTCTGATTTGTATCTCTTTCTATAAGTATATTTAAAAAGACTACCAAGAAGAGGAATTCGAGAAAGAATAGGAACTTCTACCGTATCTTTAGTCTCTTTATTTTCTATAAGACCTCCAAGAATAACTGTCTCTCCATCTTTAAGCTTTACAACTGTATTAAGTTGTCTAACACCTACGGAGTAAGCTTTTGAATTCTCTATCGGCAATTCTAAAGATGTATCCTTATCGAGACGATTAATTGCTGGAGTAATATTTAAGACAATTTCTCCATTATCTCCTATTTTAGGAACAATAGTTAGAACCAATCCATCTGTTAGTATATTCTCTACTCGTATTTGTTCATTAGTAATAGTCTGATTATCAGTATAAACTGTCCTTTGAAGGGTCTTGTAAACTATCATATAATCCTTTCCCACCTTTATTACAGCAGGTTGTCCATTCATCGCTAAAATTCTTGGAGAGGATAAAACATTCACTTTCCCAAACTGACTAAGAGCCCCTATTAAAGGGTTCGTACCGCTACTGCTGAAAACTTTTATAACTTCAAGCTGGGAGGTTGTGGGTATAGTTGGGATAAAAGAGAATTGGAAATGTTTCCCTAAAAGAAGCTTGTTCCAGTTTACTCCATATTCATTTTGTTTGTTAAGCTGAACCTCTACTATTTTAGCTTCTATAAGGACTTGGCGTTCCGCCTCTTTGTTTAAAGTATTTAAAAGTTTTTCTACCTTCTTTAAAACAGAAGGTTTTGCACTGACAATTACTGTTCCGCTTAGGGGTTCTATTGAATATGAAGCAGATTTATCCTCCTTTAAAATAACTTCTATAGCATTTCTTAAATTTTCCCAAGGGTCTAGAGAATAGTTATTGTTGAGACTAACAGATGTGGTACTCGTAGATGTTGTTCCAGAAGTTCCTCTTCCGCCACCACTTGAAGCATTTATAGAAGAACTAAAAGTTCTTTGCAACTTTAGAAGATTAACATGAAATACCTTTGTTTCCTTGGTAATAATGTAAATATTGTTTCCGTCAATCTTGAACGAATACCCAAAAGGTTCAAGCAAAGCTTTTAAAGCATTCTCTAAAGTTCCTCCTTTTAGTTCTAAATAAACCTTACCCTCTAAATCTTCTGGAAGTATTACGTTGTAATTCGTAATCTTGCCAATGGCAAGGAGGGCCTGGCGAAGACTTGTTCCATCAAAGGAAAGCGTTACTGTCTTGTCCTCTACAGAAAATTCTTTTTCAAAATTTTTCATTTCGCTTAAAGTCGGAGTTTGAACAGGTAAGGGGTTTAACTCAAATACAATTGGAACTTCCTTTTCTTTGTTAGTTTTTACAGTTTTTTCTTTTATAGGAGAAACTACTACTCTTTTCCTGCTATCCCCACATCCAAAAACTAAAAGGAGGAAAACAAGAAAAAACAACCCTTTATTCACCAGTCCCTCCTTGTTTTTCCACCTTCACCGTTCCTCCTCCTTTTAGAAACTTTAACTTAAGTTCTTTCCATATGCCTAAGCAGTTTAGCTTCACTAAGTTTCTGTCTGCATCTATTTTTACAATTTCACAACCTTTGATTATATCCCCTATTCTATGCCATTTTCCATCTATAAGGGCAAGAGTCTCTTCTCCCTTAGCAATACCTTGAAGTTCCATTTGAGGAAGTGATATTCTTTTTCTAACTTTTAACGGTCTAATCACCCTATGATTTTTATTTTTACTACCTTCTCTAAGGCCACTCAAGGGATAGAAAATTTCTGCCCAAGAACTGTCTAAAATAGAAAGAAACCAAAGTAACAAGAGAAGCCTTTTCATTTTGTTCCTCTTTCTTTCAAAATAGGGACTTCAAAAACAAGATTTATAACTAAATTCCTCTCTGGTTTAGATAGATCCAGAACCTTAACCTCCATAGGTATCTCCTTCATAAGATGTTCCAAAAGTTTCATTACATTCTTCTCCTTTCCTTCTCCTTTCAAATTAACAAGGACAAAGTTCAAATTTCCCGATTTTTCCTTCTTTTCTTTAGTGATTAGAGATAGAAGTCTTACTCTATTTTTTATAAAAAGATGAGTTATTTTTTCATTAACAGATGAAGTATCAGGATATTTTGCAACTTTTTTTATTTTTTTTCTCAATTCCTCGTTTTGAGAAAGAAGTTCTTGAAGAGTTTGTTCCTTTCTTTTTAGATCTTGAGAAAGAGAAGACACCTTTCGTCTTAAGGAATTCACTTTTTGTTGCTTCAGAAAAACTTTCTTTGAAAGTTCATCAAACCGATAAACTTCGTAACCTAAAAGCGAAATCGACACTACTATTAAAACTAACCATAAAACATTTTTTTTTAGAAAATCTTTACTCTTCCACATAACGAACCTTTTTCAACTTTATATCAAAATCAGTAATCAATGCTTTCTTTCTAGCCATTTTTGCTGTATCAATAATCTTCACATCTTCAACAAAAGGATTGTTCCTTATACTATTTACCAACTTGTAAAACTCTACAGGAGAAGAGAGATTCCTACAGAAAGTAATAGTAGAAACGTTAAAACTTCTATTTTTTTCAAGGGAAACGGACAGAAGATAAGTGCTAGATGCCCTTTTTACATTTTCAAAACTTTTTAAAAACTCTGGTAACTTATCCCTACTTAGCGAAGTAAGATACTTAACTTCTCTCCTCTGCTGAAAAGAAGTTTCTTGTTTTATCCTCCTATCCAAATCTCCTATTTTCTTTCTAAGTTCCGAAAACTCCTTACTCAAGCGTTGTTCTGTACTTGTAAGAATATTTAGCTCTTGCTGAAGTTCACCATTTTTAATAAAAACAAGCCCCGCTGCCAAAAACATAGGGACAGATAAGGCTAAAGAATAATAACTGAAACGAACAGGAGAAGCTTTGTAGAAGAAAGAAACCTTCCCTTTACTCAGCGCAAAAGGAACGAAAAAAGGAAGTTCTTCTTCCTTTAAAGGAAGTTTAATAAGGTCTAAAACACTTTTTATTTCAAATCTTGAACTTTTGAAAAATTCTAAATCGCCAGATCCATATACTCCTTCAAGCTTTGTCTTTCTATGTTCCCGATAATATTCCAATGTTAATTCTATTGAACTATCAAGAGAAGATACCTTTTTAAATGTTCTAACGTAATCGATAATTCCATTATGAAATACCATAACTATGTAATCATCAAGAAACGAATGGATTAAAACAAAACTTTTATCAGTTTTTCCACTCAAAAAAGAAGAAATAATCTGCGAAGTTGTAGTAAAAGCTTTAAAAAAAGAAAGTTTTGAAAGTATTTCTTTCCTCACTACAGAAACTAGAACTTTATATCCACCATCTGTTGGATACTTGGAGTAAATCCAGTTAACACTTTCTGGTTCAAGGATAAACTCAATATCTCTCAAAACTTTCTGCTTTACTGCAAGGGATAGATGTTTTTCTTTAAGTTCAGGAAAAGTATAGACTTTGTCCATCACAGAAACATCGGTTAATGAAACAACTAGATCTCTTTTTTCCTTTACTTTTTTCAAAGTAGTAGCCAATGTTTTTCTCTTTCTCCTAAAAAACCCCTCCTCAGATAAAAGCCTTAGGTTCCCTTTAAGGTCAATTTCTGCAAATGACCTTTTCATCTACCTCATCTCCGAAATAACATCGTACACAGGTAAAAGTATACCTAATGCTATTATTCCCAAAATCCCCCCTAAGATAAGCTGGAGAGT
Proteins encoded in this region:
- a CDS encoding tetratricopeptide repeat protein — encoded protein: MGSKLFGIVLVFSLFFSTIDVFAKEKFCFVQLVSMRNFKGIKKIFNETSVNCPASVYLLKQKNIYFIRVGPFKSLEKCKVVKKNLQRRYSKYKLSPIIVVRSYKVPSKKWIIKEKKCQKREQKRYKPKRNIGSSNKKQNLQKDLVSLYIQKAKVCMGRKDCTNAVRYLKLAIAKGGKTPKNYTYLGYAYLHLGKYTNALDAFKKALEIDPNYAEAFAGIGFMYLKLKSPRAAAIAFKKAYDLNPKEISYGINLAISKLESGEVEKSLEVFKNLKDRYPFIPEIYYNEAIAYLKQRRLKEAVEDFRIFLDLTKGNKFYNPYRKEVLSILRRLEAVVGSIR